The Triticum aestivum cultivar Chinese Spring chromosome 3A, IWGSC CS RefSeq v2.1, whole genome shotgun sequence genome includes a region encoding these proteins:
- the LOC123061355 gene encoding UBP1-associated proteins 1C isoform X1, which produces MVWFQCEDCGENLKKPKLAGHFRSCSAYKLSCIDCGAVFGQDTVQTHTQCISEAEKYGPKGLNKPSSNAQGKPDKPKPNADVDINVGLSTRPPWFCSLCNTTTTSKQTLLGHADGRKHRAKAKAFHASQKQENGAEQTPSDKETGGAPTTASTELNDGKGADGERDADKDVVKRKRTDSTTSEEPDNAKRQILSNLKTGEAIQSENGEAELKTKSKSAAEELVIGANHQDIKKQKIKWKKIITKILETNLDGAMKLKKLQKLVIREVLECGLLKDKEQLHALLMDKLRAPGFLWMGRTLDWWPRMKNHSPQTFSCALFKMLLKCQGK; this is translated from the exons ATGGTTTGGTTTCAGTGCGAGGACTGCGGCGAGAACCTGAAGAAGCCCAAGCTTGCCGGCCACTTCCGCTCATGCTCCGCCTACAAG CTTTCCTGCATCGACTGCGGCGCAGTCTTCGGCCAGGACACCGTCCAGACGCACACCCAGTGCATCTCCGAGGCC GAGAAGTATGGTCCCAAGGGACTGAACAAGCCATCCAGCAATGCACAGGGTAAGCCAGACAAGCCAAAGCCAAATGCCGATGTTGATATCAATGTTGGGTTGTCGACACGCCCTCCTTGgttctgtag CCTATGCAATACAACTACCACCAGCAAGCAAACTCTCTTGGGGCATGCTGATGGCAGGAAACATAGGGCAAAAGCAAAAGCCTTTCATGCTTCTCAGAAGCAAGAAAATGGAGCTGAACAAACTCCAAGCGACAAGGAAACTGGTGGAGCACCAACAACAGCATCTACAGAACTAAATGACGGGAAGGGTGCTGACGGTGAAAGAGATGCTGACAAAGATGTTGTGAAGAGAAAGAGAACAGATAGCACAACCTCCGAGGAGCCAGATAATGCAAAAAGACAAATTTTATCGAACTTGAAGACTGGAGAGGCGATACAATCTGAAAATGGAGAAGCGGAACTCAAAACAAAGAGCAAAAGTGCTGCAGAAGAACTGGTCATTGGTGCCAATCATCAAGATATTAAGAAGCAGAAAATCAAGTGGAAGAAAATTATTACGAAGATACTAGAGACG AATTTGGATGGAGCTATGAAGTTAAAGAAGCTACAAAAGCTAGTTATCAGGGAAGTTTTAGAATGTGGTCTGTTGAAAGATAAGGAGCAGCTGCATGCTCTGTTGATGGACAAG CTTCGAGCTCCAGGTTTTCTGTGGATGGGAAGAACATTAGATTGGTGGCCAAGAATGAAGAATCATAGTCCTCAGACATTTTCTTGTGCTCTATTTAAGATGTTACTAAAATGTCAGGGAAAATGA
- the LOC123061355 gene encoding UBP1-associated proteins 1C isoform X2 has translation MVWFQCEDCGENLKKPKLAGHFRSCSAYKLSCIDCGAVFGQDTVQTHTQCISEAEKYGPKGLNKPSSNAQGKPDKPKPNADVDINVGLSTRPPWFCSLCNTTTTSKQTLLGHADGRKHRAKAKAFHASQKQENGAEQTPSDKETGGAPTTASTELNDGKGADGERDADKDVVKRKRTDSTTSEEPDNAKRQILSNLKTGEAIQSENGEAELKTKSKSAAEELVIGANHQDIKKQKIKWKKIITKILETNLDGAMKLKKLQKLVIREVLECGLLKDKEQLHALLMDKIASSSRFSVDGKNIRLVAKNEES, from the exons ATGGTTTGGTTTCAGTGCGAGGACTGCGGCGAGAACCTGAAGAAGCCCAAGCTTGCCGGCCACTTCCGCTCATGCTCCGCCTACAAG CTTTCCTGCATCGACTGCGGCGCAGTCTTCGGCCAGGACACCGTCCAGACGCACACCCAGTGCATCTCCGAGGCC GAGAAGTATGGTCCCAAGGGACTGAACAAGCCATCCAGCAATGCACAGGGTAAGCCAGACAAGCCAAAGCCAAATGCCGATGTTGATATCAATGTTGGGTTGTCGACACGCCCTCCTTGgttctgtag CCTATGCAATACAACTACCACCAGCAAGCAAACTCTCTTGGGGCATGCTGATGGCAGGAAACATAGGGCAAAAGCAAAAGCCTTTCATGCTTCTCAGAAGCAAGAAAATGGAGCTGAACAAACTCCAAGCGACAAGGAAACTGGTGGAGCACCAACAACAGCATCTACAGAACTAAATGACGGGAAGGGTGCTGACGGTGAAAGAGATGCTGACAAAGATGTTGTGAAGAGAAAGAGAACAGATAGCACAACCTCCGAGGAGCCAGATAATGCAAAAAGACAAATTTTATCGAACTTGAAGACTGGAGAGGCGATACAATCTGAAAATGGAGAAGCGGAACTCAAAACAAAGAGCAAAAGTGCTGCAGAAGAACTGGTCATTGGTGCCAATCATCAAGATATTAAGAAGCAGAAAATCAAGTGGAAGAAAATTATTACGAAGATACTAGAGACG AATTTGGATGGAGCTATGAAGTTAAAGAAGCTACAAAAGCTAGTTATCAGGGAAGTTTTAGAATGTGGTCTGTTGAAAGATAAGGAGCAGCTGCATGCTCTGTTGATGGACAAG ATAGCTTCGAGCTCCAGGTTTTCTGTGGATGGGAAGAACATTAGATTGGTGGCCAAGAATGAAGAATCATAG